One Brachyhypopomus gauderio isolate BG-103 chromosome 15, BGAUD_0.2, whole genome shotgun sequence genomic region harbors:
- the LOC143475969 gene encoding RING finger protein 145 isoform X1, producing MVRLEDVANVVLRVPSILVLDLLYKCDVESFTYHLRAKSEDMLFKYKYVIWNMYYLGHIASMVVLLLPLGHIVQLYLHILTALLLYMGHQISREYLLAESQYGYDCVFFLHPPALNRFVTALTSQIIVSTLCAFLMRTRRVWLFSAHLLPLMAHACSVSQDAVLTLATVSMGITGAEVAAFLLMNFFVPYRLARVAFSEMAQAEMVDMYGLLAVGVSLWHSFAVPVLFSVFWFVLFGVHLVSNVGSSTALQEGLLPYLLTSMSECCASPYSLLGLAFVVSYLALGLLNLCKFYLGGFTALQNHNVMHRGVTEGVTLLLLALQTGLLDMAALQRCFLLFIILFIVLTSTLQSMSEITEPIMLGLGASRNRSVWKHMRGLSMCVFLLLFPAFMAYKISQFFHMDFWLLILVSSCMLTSLQVTGTLLIYCLFMVEVWRGIALPGLDEVVYYVNGTCRVLEFAVALCVVAYGAWESLWGEWSWMGASVIIIHSYCNVWLRAQAGWKSFLLRQEAARKISSLPQASSQQLQEHSDVCAICFQDMTSAVITYCGHFFHGNCLRKWLYVQETCPMCHSSIKHPTSTPTTAACDAQPAPPQQAPAPEFADAHQEGARGSHGDGDHSMNKKSESEGPSRRSSLQDLTCSSSGDSEGMDTATPPSCSSEPMKRNGDSTSSLLRELSEQN from the exons ATGGTGCGATTAGAAGACGTCGCTAACGTGGTTCTTAGGGTGCCCAGCATCTTGGTTCTGGACCTGCTCTATAAATGCGACGTTGAGAGCTTCACCTACCATCTCCGGGCGAAGAGCGAGGACATGCTCTTCAAGTATAAGTACGTCATCTGGAACATGTACTACCTAG GTCACATAGCGAGTATGGTGGTCTTGTTGTTACCACTTGGACACATTGTTCAGCTTTATCTACATATTCTCACTGCCCTTCTTCTCTACATGGGCCATCAGATCTCCAG GGAGTACCTGCTAGCAGAGAGTCAATACgggtatgactgtgtgttctTCCTTCATCCACCTGCTTTGAATCGTTTTGTGACTGCACTAACAA GTCAGATAATTGTCTCCACGCTGTGTGCGTTCCTCATGCGCACCCGTCGCGTGTGGCTCTTCTCTGCTCATTTGCTCCCTCTGATGGCGCACGCGTGTTCCGTTTCTCAAGACGCCGTCCTCACACTTGCCACCGTTTCCATGGGAATAACAGGGGCGGAGGTCGCCGCCTTCCTCCTGATGAACTTCTTTGTGCCGTATAGACTGGCTAGAGTGGCCTTCAGTGAGATGGCCCAAGCAGAG ATGGTGGACATGTATGGTCTGCTGGCTGTGGGCGTGTCTCTGTGGCACAGCTTTGCTGTGCCTGTGTTGTTCAGTGTCTTCTGGTTCGTGCTCTTTGGAGTCCACCTTGTGTCTAATGTTGGGAGCTCCACTGCTCTCCAGGAGGGGCTGCTGCCCTATCTCCTCACCAG CATGTCGGAGTGTTGTGCTAGTCCTTACTCTCTGCTGGGTTTGGCATTTGTGGTTTCTTATTTGGCTCTGGGACTCTTAAATCTCTGCAAGTTCTACCTGGGAGGATTTACAGCCCTGCAGAATCACAATGTcatgcacag GGGTGTGACCGAGGGCGTGACCCTACTGTTGCTGGCCCTGCAGACTGGCTTGTTGGACATGGCAGCACTGCAGCGCTGCTTCCTTctcttcatcatcctcttcaTCGTCCTCACGTCTACACTGCAGAGCATGAGTGAGATAACTGAGCCCATTATGCTGGGACTTGGGGCCAGTAGAAACAG gagtgtgtggaagCACATGCGGGggctgagcatgtgtgtgttcctgctgcTGTTCCCGGCCTTCATGGCCTATAAGATTTCCCAGTTCTTCCACATGGACTTCTGGCTTCTTATCCTGGTGTCCAGCTGCATGCTTACGTCACTGCAG GTCACGGGAACGCTGCTGATCTACTGCTTGTTCATGGTGGAGGTGTGGCGGGGTATTGCCTTGCCCGGCCTGGACGAGGTGGTGTATTACGTAAACGGCACGTGTCGGGTACTGGAGTTTGCGGTGGCGCTGTGTGTGGTGGCGTATGGGGCGTGGGAGTCCCTGTGGGGTGAGTGGAGCTGGATGGGGGCGTCTGTCATCATCATCCACTCTTACTGCAATGTGTGGCTGCGCGCCCAGGCCGGCTGGAAGAGCTTCCTGCTCCGTCAGGAAGCGGCACGCAAGATCAGTTCTCTCCCTCAGGCCAGTTCTCAGCAACTGCAGGAGCACAGCGATGTGTGTGCCATCTGTTTTCAG GATATGACGTCAGCCGTGATAACCTACTGTGGCCATTTCTTTCATGGAAACTGTCTAAGGAAGTGGCTGTATGTGCAGGAAACGTGCCCCATGTGCCATAGCTCCATCAAACACCCCACATCCACCCCAACAACTGCTGCATGTGATGCCCAGCCCGCCCCTCCTCAGCAAGCCCCAGCCCCCGAGTTCGCTGATGCACACCAAGAAGGAGCACGAGGCTCACACGGAGATGGAGACCACTCCATGAATAAGAAATCTGAGTCTGAAGGACCATCCAGAAGGAGCAGCCTGCAGGACCTAACGTGTAGCTCCAGTGGCGACTCTGAAGGCATGGACACTGCTACTCCTCCTAGCTGCTCATCAGAACCCATGAAGAGAAATGGGGACTCTACTAGCTCTTTGCTCAGGGAATTATCTGAGCAGAATTGA
- the LOC143475969 gene encoding RING finger protein 145 isoform X2, with the protein MLFKYKYVIWNMYYLGHIASMVVLLLPLGHIVQLYLHILTALLLYMGHQISREYLLAESQYGYDCVFFLHPPALNRFVTALTSQIIVSTLCAFLMRTRRVWLFSAHLLPLMAHACSVSQDAVLTLATVSMGITGAEVAAFLLMNFFVPYRLARVAFSEMAQAEMVDMYGLLAVGVSLWHSFAVPVLFSVFWFVLFGVHLVSNVGSSTALQEGLLPYLLTSMSECCASPYSLLGLAFVVSYLALGLLNLCKFYLGGFTALQNHNVMHRGVTEGVTLLLLALQTGLLDMAALQRCFLLFIILFIVLTSTLQSMSEITEPIMLGLGASRNRSVWKHMRGLSMCVFLLLFPAFMAYKISQFFHMDFWLLILVSSCMLTSLQVTGTLLIYCLFMVEVWRGIALPGLDEVVYYVNGTCRVLEFAVALCVVAYGAWESLWGEWSWMGASVIIIHSYCNVWLRAQAGWKSFLLRQEAARKISSLPQASSQQLQEHSDVCAICFQDMTSAVITYCGHFFHGNCLRKWLYVQETCPMCHSSIKHPTSTPTTAACDAQPAPPQQAPAPEFADAHQEGARGSHGDGDHSMNKKSESEGPSRRSSLQDLTCSSSGDSEGMDTATPPSCSSEPMKRNGDSTSSLLRELSEQN; encoded by the exons ATGCTCTTCAAGTATAAGTACGTCATCTGGAACATGTACTACCTAG GTCACATAGCGAGTATGGTGGTCTTGTTGTTACCACTTGGACACATTGTTCAGCTTTATCTACATATTCTCACTGCCCTTCTTCTCTACATGGGCCATCAGATCTCCAG GGAGTACCTGCTAGCAGAGAGTCAATACgggtatgactgtgtgttctTCCTTCATCCACCTGCTTTGAATCGTTTTGTGACTGCACTAACAA GTCAGATAATTGTCTCCACGCTGTGTGCGTTCCTCATGCGCACCCGTCGCGTGTGGCTCTTCTCTGCTCATTTGCTCCCTCTGATGGCGCACGCGTGTTCCGTTTCTCAAGACGCCGTCCTCACACTTGCCACCGTTTCCATGGGAATAACAGGGGCGGAGGTCGCCGCCTTCCTCCTGATGAACTTCTTTGTGCCGTATAGACTGGCTAGAGTGGCCTTCAGTGAGATGGCCCAAGCAGAG ATGGTGGACATGTATGGTCTGCTGGCTGTGGGCGTGTCTCTGTGGCACAGCTTTGCTGTGCCTGTGTTGTTCAGTGTCTTCTGGTTCGTGCTCTTTGGAGTCCACCTTGTGTCTAATGTTGGGAGCTCCACTGCTCTCCAGGAGGGGCTGCTGCCCTATCTCCTCACCAG CATGTCGGAGTGTTGTGCTAGTCCTTACTCTCTGCTGGGTTTGGCATTTGTGGTTTCTTATTTGGCTCTGGGACTCTTAAATCTCTGCAAGTTCTACCTGGGAGGATTTACAGCCCTGCAGAATCACAATGTcatgcacag GGGTGTGACCGAGGGCGTGACCCTACTGTTGCTGGCCCTGCAGACTGGCTTGTTGGACATGGCAGCACTGCAGCGCTGCTTCCTTctcttcatcatcctcttcaTCGTCCTCACGTCTACACTGCAGAGCATGAGTGAGATAACTGAGCCCATTATGCTGGGACTTGGGGCCAGTAGAAACAG gagtgtgtggaagCACATGCGGGggctgagcatgtgtgtgttcctgctgcTGTTCCCGGCCTTCATGGCCTATAAGATTTCCCAGTTCTTCCACATGGACTTCTGGCTTCTTATCCTGGTGTCCAGCTGCATGCTTACGTCACTGCAG GTCACGGGAACGCTGCTGATCTACTGCTTGTTCATGGTGGAGGTGTGGCGGGGTATTGCCTTGCCCGGCCTGGACGAGGTGGTGTATTACGTAAACGGCACGTGTCGGGTACTGGAGTTTGCGGTGGCGCTGTGTGTGGTGGCGTATGGGGCGTGGGAGTCCCTGTGGGGTGAGTGGAGCTGGATGGGGGCGTCTGTCATCATCATCCACTCTTACTGCAATGTGTGGCTGCGCGCCCAGGCCGGCTGGAAGAGCTTCCTGCTCCGTCAGGAAGCGGCACGCAAGATCAGTTCTCTCCCTCAGGCCAGTTCTCAGCAACTGCAGGAGCACAGCGATGTGTGTGCCATCTGTTTTCAG GATATGACGTCAGCCGTGATAACCTACTGTGGCCATTTCTTTCATGGAAACTGTCTAAGGAAGTGGCTGTATGTGCAGGAAACGTGCCCCATGTGCCATAGCTCCATCAAACACCCCACATCCACCCCAACAACTGCTGCATGTGATGCCCAGCCCGCCCCTCCTCAGCAAGCCCCAGCCCCCGAGTTCGCTGATGCACACCAAGAAGGAGCACGAGGCTCACACGGAGATGGAGACCACTCCATGAATAAGAAATCTGAGTCTGAAGGACCATCCAGAAGGAGCAGCCTGCAGGACCTAACGTGTAGCTCCAGTGGCGACTCTGAAGGCATGGACACTGCTACTCCTCCTAGCTGCTCATCAGAACCCATGAAGAGAAATGGGGACTCTACTAGCTCTTTGCTCAGGGAATTATCTGAGCAGAATTGA
- the LOC143475969 gene encoding RING finger protein 145 isoform X3 — protein MVVLLLPLGHIVQLYLHILTALLLYMGHQISREYLLAESQYGYDCVFFLHPPALNRFVTALTSQIIVSTLCAFLMRTRRVWLFSAHLLPLMAHACSVSQDAVLTLATVSMGITGAEVAAFLLMNFFVPYRLARVAFSEMAQAEMVDMYGLLAVGVSLWHSFAVPVLFSVFWFVLFGVHLVSNVGSSTALQEGLLPYLLTSMSECCASPYSLLGLAFVVSYLALGLLNLCKFYLGGFTALQNHNVMHRGVTEGVTLLLLALQTGLLDMAALQRCFLLFIILFIVLTSTLQSMSEITEPIMLGLGASRNRSVWKHMRGLSMCVFLLLFPAFMAYKISQFFHMDFWLLILVSSCMLTSLQVTGTLLIYCLFMVEVWRGIALPGLDEVVYYVNGTCRVLEFAVALCVVAYGAWESLWGEWSWMGASVIIIHSYCNVWLRAQAGWKSFLLRQEAARKISSLPQASSQQLQEHSDVCAICFQDMTSAVITYCGHFFHGNCLRKWLYVQETCPMCHSSIKHPTSTPTTAACDAQPAPPQQAPAPEFADAHQEGARGSHGDGDHSMNKKSESEGPSRRSSLQDLTCSSSGDSEGMDTATPPSCSSEPMKRNGDSTSSLLRELSEQN, from the exons ATGGTGGTCTTGTTGTTACCACTTGGACACATTGTTCAGCTTTATCTACATATTCTCACTGCCCTTCTTCTCTACATGGGCCATCAGATCTCCAG GGAGTACCTGCTAGCAGAGAGTCAATACgggtatgactgtgtgttctTCCTTCATCCACCTGCTTTGAATCGTTTTGTGACTGCACTAACAA GTCAGATAATTGTCTCCACGCTGTGTGCGTTCCTCATGCGCACCCGTCGCGTGTGGCTCTTCTCTGCTCATTTGCTCCCTCTGATGGCGCACGCGTGTTCCGTTTCTCAAGACGCCGTCCTCACACTTGCCACCGTTTCCATGGGAATAACAGGGGCGGAGGTCGCCGCCTTCCTCCTGATGAACTTCTTTGTGCCGTATAGACTGGCTAGAGTGGCCTTCAGTGAGATGGCCCAAGCAGAG ATGGTGGACATGTATGGTCTGCTGGCTGTGGGCGTGTCTCTGTGGCACAGCTTTGCTGTGCCTGTGTTGTTCAGTGTCTTCTGGTTCGTGCTCTTTGGAGTCCACCTTGTGTCTAATGTTGGGAGCTCCACTGCTCTCCAGGAGGGGCTGCTGCCCTATCTCCTCACCAG CATGTCGGAGTGTTGTGCTAGTCCTTACTCTCTGCTGGGTTTGGCATTTGTGGTTTCTTATTTGGCTCTGGGACTCTTAAATCTCTGCAAGTTCTACCTGGGAGGATTTACAGCCCTGCAGAATCACAATGTcatgcacag GGGTGTGACCGAGGGCGTGACCCTACTGTTGCTGGCCCTGCAGACTGGCTTGTTGGACATGGCAGCACTGCAGCGCTGCTTCCTTctcttcatcatcctcttcaTCGTCCTCACGTCTACACTGCAGAGCATGAGTGAGATAACTGAGCCCATTATGCTGGGACTTGGGGCCAGTAGAAACAG gagtgtgtggaagCACATGCGGGggctgagcatgtgtgtgttcctgctgcTGTTCCCGGCCTTCATGGCCTATAAGATTTCCCAGTTCTTCCACATGGACTTCTGGCTTCTTATCCTGGTGTCCAGCTGCATGCTTACGTCACTGCAG GTCACGGGAACGCTGCTGATCTACTGCTTGTTCATGGTGGAGGTGTGGCGGGGTATTGCCTTGCCCGGCCTGGACGAGGTGGTGTATTACGTAAACGGCACGTGTCGGGTACTGGAGTTTGCGGTGGCGCTGTGTGTGGTGGCGTATGGGGCGTGGGAGTCCCTGTGGGGTGAGTGGAGCTGGATGGGGGCGTCTGTCATCATCATCCACTCTTACTGCAATGTGTGGCTGCGCGCCCAGGCCGGCTGGAAGAGCTTCCTGCTCCGTCAGGAAGCGGCACGCAAGATCAGTTCTCTCCCTCAGGCCAGTTCTCAGCAACTGCAGGAGCACAGCGATGTGTGTGCCATCTGTTTTCAG GATATGACGTCAGCCGTGATAACCTACTGTGGCCATTTCTTTCATGGAAACTGTCTAAGGAAGTGGCTGTATGTGCAGGAAACGTGCCCCATGTGCCATAGCTCCATCAAACACCCCACATCCACCCCAACAACTGCTGCATGTGATGCCCAGCCCGCCCCTCCTCAGCAAGCCCCAGCCCCCGAGTTCGCTGATGCACACCAAGAAGGAGCACGAGGCTCACACGGAGATGGAGACCACTCCATGAATAAGAAATCTGAGTCTGAAGGACCATCCAGAAGGAGCAGCCTGCAGGACCTAACGTGTAGCTCCAGTGGCGACTCTGAAGGCATGGACACTGCTACTCCTCCTAGCTGCTCATCAGAACCCATGAAGAGAAATGGGGACTCTACTAGCTCTTTGCTCAGGGAATTATCTGAGCAGAATTGA
- the LOC143475969 gene encoding RING finger protein 145 isoform X4 → MSGRWTQGCLSRMNREYLLAESQYGYDCVFFLHPPALNRFVTALTSQIIVSTLCAFLMRTRRVWLFSAHLLPLMAHACSVSQDAVLTLATVSMGITGAEVAAFLLMNFFVPYRLARVAFSEMAQAEMVDMYGLLAVGVSLWHSFAVPVLFSVFWFVLFGVHLVSNVGSSTALQEGLLPYLLTSMSECCASPYSLLGLAFVVSYLALGLLNLCKFYLGGFTALQNHNVMHRGVTEGVTLLLLALQTGLLDMAALQRCFLLFIILFIVLTSTLQSMSEITEPIMLGLGASRNRSVWKHMRGLSMCVFLLLFPAFMAYKISQFFHMDFWLLILVSSCMLTSLQVTGTLLIYCLFMVEVWRGIALPGLDEVVYYVNGTCRVLEFAVALCVVAYGAWESLWGEWSWMGASVIIIHSYCNVWLRAQAGWKSFLLRQEAARKISSLPQASSQQLQEHSDVCAICFQDMTSAVITYCGHFFHGNCLRKWLYVQETCPMCHSSIKHPTSTPTTAACDAQPAPPQQAPAPEFADAHQEGARGSHGDGDHSMNKKSESEGPSRRSSLQDLTCSSSGDSEGMDTATPPSCSSEPMKRNGDSTSSLLRELSEQN, encoded by the exons ATGAGTGGACGCTGGACCCAAGGGTGTCTTTCTCGTATGAACAGGGAGTACCTGCTAGCAGAGAGTCAATACgggtatgactgtgtgttctTCCTTCATCCACCTGCTTTGAATCGTTTTGTGACTGCACTAACAA GTCAGATAATTGTCTCCACGCTGTGTGCGTTCCTCATGCGCACCCGTCGCGTGTGGCTCTTCTCTGCTCATTTGCTCCCTCTGATGGCGCACGCGTGTTCCGTTTCTCAAGACGCCGTCCTCACACTTGCCACCGTTTCCATGGGAATAACAGGGGCGGAGGTCGCCGCCTTCCTCCTGATGAACTTCTTTGTGCCGTATAGACTGGCTAGAGTGGCCTTCAGTGAGATGGCCCAAGCAGAG ATGGTGGACATGTATGGTCTGCTGGCTGTGGGCGTGTCTCTGTGGCACAGCTTTGCTGTGCCTGTGTTGTTCAGTGTCTTCTGGTTCGTGCTCTTTGGAGTCCACCTTGTGTCTAATGTTGGGAGCTCCACTGCTCTCCAGGAGGGGCTGCTGCCCTATCTCCTCACCAG CATGTCGGAGTGTTGTGCTAGTCCTTACTCTCTGCTGGGTTTGGCATTTGTGGTTTCTTATTTGGCTCTGGGACTCTTAAATCTCTGCAAGTTCTACCTGGGAGGATTTACAGCCCTGCAGAATCACAATGTcatgcacag GGGTGTGACCGAGGGCGTGACCCTACTGTTGCTGGCCCTGCAGACTGGCTTGTTGGACATGGCAGCACTGCAGCGCTGCTTCCTTctcttcatcatcctcttcaTCGTCCTCACGTCTACACTGCAGAGCATGAGTGAGATAACTGAGCCCATTATGCTGGGACTTGGGGCCAGTAGAAACAG gagtgtgtggaagCACATGCGGGggctgagcatgtgtgtgttcctgctgcTGTTCCCGGCCTTCATGGCCTATAAGATTTCCCAGTTCTTCCACATGGACTTCTGGCTTCTTATCCTGGTGTCCAGCTGCATGCTTACGTCACTGCAG GTCACGGGAACGCTGCTGATCTACTGCTTGTTCATGGTGGAGGTGTGGCGGGGTATTGCCTTGCCCGGCCTGGACGAGGTGGTGTATTACGTAAACGGCACGTGTCGGGTACTGGAGTTTGCGGTGGCGCTGTGTGTGGTGGCGTATGGGGCGTGGGAGTCCCTGTGGGGTGAGTGGAGCTGGATGGGGGCGTCTGTCATCATCATCCACTCTTACTGCAATGTGTGGCTGCGCGCCCAGGCCGGCTGGAAGAGCTTCCTGCTCCGTCAGGAAGCGGCACGCAAGATCAGTTCTCTCCCTCAGGCCAGTTCTCAGCAACTGCAGGAGCACAGCGATGTGTGTGCCATCTGTTTTCAG GATATGACGTCAGCCGTGATAACCTACTGTGGCCATTTCTTTCATGGAAACTGTCTAAGGAAGTGGCTGTATGTGCAGGAAACGTGCCCCATGTGCCATAGCTCCATCAAACACCCCACATCCACCCCAACAACTGCTGCATGTGATGCCCAGCCCGCCCCTCCTCAGCAAGCCCCAGCCCCCGAGTTCGCTGATGCACACCAAGAAGGAGCACGAGGCTCACACGGAGATGGAGACCACTCCATGAATAAGAAATCTGAGTCTGAAGGACCATCCAGAAGGAGCAGCCTGCAGGACCTAACGTGTAGCTCCAGTGGCGACTCTGAAGGCATGGACACTGCTACTCCTCCTAGCTGCTCATCAGAACCCATGAAGAGAAATGGGGACTCTACTAGCTCTTTGCTCAGGGAATTATCTGAGCAGAATTGA
- the LOC143475969 gene encoding RING finger protein 145 isoform X5: MRTRRVWLFSAHLLPLMAHACSVSQDAVLTLATVSMGITGAEVAAFLLMNFFVPYRLARVAFSEMAQAEMVDMYGLLAVGVSLWHSFAVPVLFSVFWFVLFGVHLVSNVGSSTALQEGLLPYLLTSMSECCASPYSLLGLAFVVSYLALGLLNLCKFYLGGFTALQNHNVMHRGVTEGVTLLLLALQTGLLDMAALQRCFLLFIILFIVLTSTLQSMSEITEPIMLGLGASRNRSVWKHMRGLSMCVFLLLFPAFMAYKISQFFHMDFWLLILVSSCMLTSLQVTGTLLIYCLFMVEVWRGIALPGLDEVVYYVNGTCRVLEFAVALCVVAYGAWESLWGEWSWMGASVIIIHSYCNVWLRAQAGWKSFLLRQEAARKISSLPQASSQQLQEHSDVCAICFQDMTSAVITYCGHFFHGNCLRKWLYVQETCPMCHSSIKHPTSTPTTAACDAQPAPPQQAPAPEFADAHQEGARGSHGDGDHSMNKKSESEGPSRRSSLQDLTCSSSGDSEGMDTATPPSCSSEPMKRNGDSTSSLLRELSEQN, translated from the exons ATGCGCACCCGTCGCGTGTGGCTCTTCTCTGCTCATTTGCTCCCTCTGATGGCGCACGCGTGTTCCGTTTCTCAAGACGCCGTCCTCACACTTGCCACCGTTTCCATGGGAATAACAGGGGCGGAGGTCGCCGCCTTCCTCCTGATGAACTTCTTTGTGCCGTATAGACTGGCTAGAGTGGCCTTCAGTGAGATGGCCCAAGCAGAG ATGGTGGACATGTATGGTCTGCTGGCTGTGGGCGTGTCTCTGTGGCACAGCTTTGCTGTGCCTGTGTTGTTCAGTGTCTTCTGGTTCGTGCTCTTTGGAGTCCACCTTGTGTCTAATGTTGGGAGCTCCACTGCTCTCCAGGAGGGGCTGCTGCCCTATCTCCTCACCAG CATGTCGGAGTGTTGTGCTAGTCCTTACTCTCTGCTGGGTTTGGCATTTGTGGTTTCTTATTTGGCTCTGGGACTCTTAAATCTCTGCAAGTTCTACCTGGGAGGATTTACAGCCCTGCAGAATCACAATGTcatgcacag GGGTGTGACCGAGGGCGTGACCCTACTGTTGCTGGCCCTGCAGACTGGCTTGTTGGACATGGCAGCACTGCAGCGCTGCTTCCTTctcttcatcatcctcttcaTCGTCCTCACGTCTACACTGCAGAGCATGAGTGAGATAACTGAGCCCATTATGCTGGGACTTGGGGCCAGTAGAAACAG gagtgtgtggaagCACATGCGGGggctgagcatgtgtgtgttcctgctgcTGTTCCCGGCCTTCATGGCCTATAAGATTTCCCAGTTCTTCCACATGGACTTCTGGCTTCTTATCCTGGTGTCCAGCTGCATGCTTACGTCACTGCAG GTCACGGGAACGCTGCTGATCTACTGCTTGTTCATGGTGGAGGTGTGGCGGGGTATTGCCTTGCCCGGCCTGGACGAGGTGGTGTATTACGTAAACGGCACGTGTCGGGTACTGGAGTTTGCGGTGGCGCTGTGTGTGGTGGCGTATGGGGCGTGGGAGTCCCTGTGGGGTGAGTGGAGCTGGATGGGGGCGTCTGTCATCATCATCCACTCTTACTGCAATGTGTGGCTGCGCGCCCAGGCCGGCTGGAAGAGCTTCCTGCTCCGTCAGGAAGCGGCACGCAAGATCAGTTCTCTCCCTCAGGCCAGTTCTCAGCAACTGCAGGAGCACAGCGATGTGTGTGCCATCTGTTTTCAG GATATGACGTCAGCCGTGATAACCTACTGTGGCCATTTCTTTCATGGAAACTGTCTAAGGAAGTGGCTGTATGTGCAGGAAACGTGCCCCATGTGCCATAGCTCCATCAAACACCCCACATCCACCCCAACAACTGCTGCATGTGATGCCCAGCCCGCCCCTCCTCAGCAAGCCCCAGCCCCCGAGTTCGCTGATGCACACCAAGAAGGAGCACGAGGCTCACACGGAGATGGAGACCACTCCATGAATAAGAAATCTGAGTCTGAAGGACCATCCAGAAGGAGCAGCCTGCAGGACCTAACGTGTAGCTCCAGTGGCGACTCTGAAGGCATGGACACTGCTACTCCTCCTAGCTGCTCATCAGAACCCATGAAGAGAAATGGGGACTCTACTAGCTCTTTGCTCAGGGAATTATCTGAGCAGAATTGA
- the ube2d3 gene encoding ubiquitin-conjugating enzyme E2 D3 isoform X1, translating into MALKRIQKELTDLARDPPAQCSAGPVGDDVFHWQATIMGPNESPYQGGVFFLTIHFPTDYPFKPPKVAFTTRIYHPNINSNGSICLDILRSQWSPALTISKVLLSICSLLCDPNPDDPLVPEIARIYKTDTEKYNKMAREWTEKYAML; encoded by the exons ATGGCGCTTAAACGAATCCAGAAG GAGTTGACTGACCTCGCCCGTGATCCTCCTGCACAGTGTTCAGCAGGCCCAGTGGGGGACGATG TGTTTCATTGGCAGGCTACAATCATGGGCCCC AATGAAAGCCCATATCAGGGTGGTGTTTTTTTCCTGACTATACACTTCCCGACAGACTACCCCTTCAAGCCCCCAAAG GTTGCATTCACCACGAGAATTTACCACCCCAATATTAACAGTAATGGCAGCATCTGTCTGGATATCCTCAGGTCCCAATGGTCCCCTGCACTGACAATTTCTAAag TTCTCCTGTCCATCTGCTCCCTTTTATGTGATCCAAACCCAGACGATCCTCTTGTGCCAGAGATTGCACGAATCTACAAAACGGACACAGAGAA GTACAATAAAATGGCCAGAGAATGGACAGAGAAATACGCCATGTTGTAG
- the ube2d3 gene encoding ubiquitin-conjugating enzyme E2 D3 isoform X2: MALKRIQKELTDLARDPPAQCSAGPVGDDVFHWQATIMGPNESPYQGGVFFLTIHFPTDYPFKPPKVAFTTRIYHPNINSNGSICLDILRSQWSPALTISKVLLSICSLLCDPNPDDPLVPEIARIYKTDTEKYNRIAREWTQKYAM, from the exons ATGGCGCTTAAACGAATCCAGAAG GAGTTGACTGACCTCGCCCGTGATCCTCCTGCACAGTGTTCAGCAGGCCCAGTGGGGGACGATG TGTTTCATTGGCAGGCTACAATCATGGGCCCC AATGAAAGCCCATATCAGGGTGGTGTTTTTTTCCTGACTATACACTTCCCGACAGACTACCCCTTCAAGCCCCCAAAG GTTGCATTCACCACGAGAATTTACCACCCCAATATTAACAGTAATGGCAGCATCTGTCTGGATATCCTCAGGTCCCAATGGTCCCCTGCACTGACAATTTCTAAag TTCTCCTGTCCATCTGCTCCCTTTTATGTGATCCAAACCCAGACGATCCTCTTGTGCCAGAGATTGCACGAATCTACAAAACGGACACAGAGAA GTACAACAGAATAGCGCGGGAATGGACGCAGAAATACGCCATGTGA